From the genome of Maribacter algicola, one region includes:
- a CDS encoding nucleotidyltransferase family protein, with translation MKSHQNIGVVLLAAGQSSRMQNIKQLLQWKGTFLLQYVLRTLEETKPAKISVVLGANASKIKGRLVIDANSTEIIENPTWKNGLGNSISVGVRHILASDVPPKGILICLADQPLVTPDYLNRMLLEFSTQNVSIVASNYGKKLGVPAIFGPDLYDTLLRLDSDYGARDILDSYTSVTLGLDAQGFLADIDTPEVYQKIYNENHDQ, from the coding sequence CGTATTATTGGCAGCGGGGCAATCCAGTCGGATGCAGAATATCAAGCAATTATTGCAATGGAAAGGTACTTTTTTATTGCAATATGTACTCCGTACCTTGGAGGAAACAAAGCCAGCAAAAATTAGTGTAGTATTGGGAGCCAACGCATCAAAAATAAAAGGGCGTTTGGTGATAGATGCAAATAGTACGGAAATCATTGAAAACCCAACTTGGAAAAACGGTTTGGGAAACAGTATTTCGGTAGGAGTCCGCCATATTCTAGCTTCCGATGTCCCACCAAAGGGCATCCTTATCTGTCTAGCCGATCAGCCCTTGGTCACCCCAGACTATTTAAACCGAATGTTGCTTGAATTCTCAACCCAAAACGTTTCCATCGTAGCCAGTAACTATGGAAAAAAATTGGGCGTTCCGGCAATTTTTGGACCGGATTTGTATGATACGCTCCTAAGGCTGGACTCCGATTATGGGGCCCGGGACATACTGGATTCCTACACATCCGTCACCCTGGGCTTGGATGCCCAAGGGTTTTTGGCCGATATCGATACTCCGGAAGTCTATCAAAAAATTTACAACGAAAATCACGACCAATAA
- a CDS encoding amidohydrolase family protein, protein MNKLYTLIATAAFIVTLPQDIFAQEMSFEEYNPTSTLVVPGKEINRAKFRFIDVHSHQRDMSVEKLGSLLKDMESLNEGIMVNLSGGSGESLKEKVDNIQKSYPNRFVVFANVDFEGADGAEWGQRAAAQLEADIKNGAKGLKVFKSLGLRNTDASGNRLAIDDPRLDPIWAKCAEMGVPVLIHAADPKSFWDDMDSDNERWLELKTHPRRKRSNTDPAPWEQIIQEQHNVFKRHPKTKFINAHMGWHANNLEKLGKLLDEMPNMNVGISAVIAELGRQPQNARKFFIKYQNRILFGKDSWNPDEFPTYFRVLESNDEYFPYYKKYHAFWAMYGLNLPDEVLKKVYYENALNLIPGLDRSLFE, encoded by the coding sequence ATGAACAAACTGTATACCCTTATAGCCACTGCCGCTTTCATTGTTACCTTACCCCAAGATATTTTTGCTCAGGAAATGAGTTTTGAGGAATACAACCCTACCTCGACCCTAGTAGTTCCCGGCAAGGAGATAAATCGGGCAAAATTTCGATTTATAGACGTCCACAGCCATCAAAGGGACATGTCCGTCGAAAAATTGGGCAGCCTGTTAAAAGATATGGAATCCCTGAACGAGGGAATTATGGTAAACCTGAGTGGTGGTTCCGGTGAAAGTCTCAAGGAGAAGGTCGATAATATCCAGAAAAGCTATCCCAATAGGTTCGTTGTCTTTGCCAATGTCGATTTTGAAGGAGCGGATGGTGCCGAATGGGGTCAAAGGGCCGCCGCACAATTAGAGGCGGATATCAAAAATGGGGCAAAGGGACTCAAGGTCTTTAAAAGTCTAGGACTTCGCAATACCGATGCATCCGGGAACAGATTGGCCATTGATGACCCCCGTTTGGACCCTATTTGGGCCAAATGTGCGGAAATGGGCGTACCCGTTTTGATCCATGCAGCTGACCCTAAGTCTTTTTGGGACGATATGGATAGCGATAACGAGCGATGGCTGGAACTAAAAACGCATCCCAGAAGAAAAAGATCCAATACCGATCCGGCACCTTGGGAGCAAATCATTCAGGAACAACACAACGTTTTCAAAAGACATCCCAAAACAAAATTTATCAATGCCCACATGGGCTGGCATGCGAACAATTTGGAAAAACTGGGCAAATTGCTGGATGAGATGCCCAATATGAACGTGGGAATATCAGCGGTGATTGCAGAATTGGGTCGGCAACCACAGAATGCCAGGAAGTTCTTTATTAAATATCAGAATAGGATACTTTTTGGAAAGGACAGTTGGAACCCGGATGAATTCCCCACTTATTTTAGGGTGCTGGAAAGCAACGATGAATACTTTCCCTATTACAAGAAATACCATGCCTTTTGGGCCATGTACGGTTTAAACCTACCGGACGAGGTGCTTAAAAAAGTATATTATGAAAATGCCCTGAATTTGATTCCAGGGTTGGATAGATCTCTGTTTGAATAA
- a CDS encoding RNA polymerase sigma factor → MGNSDAFAEVIREHQGLLYKVSAIYTNNEQDREDLFQEIVYQLWKYFDSFRNESKISTWMYRVAMNTAITHLKKSKRIPKSEPIKESLVSMAEGTDDLFQERVRLLHRQIEKMNSLEKGIMLLLLEGKSYQEISEITGLNTSNVGTRISRIKEKLRKNMVKS, encoded by the coding sequence ATGGGGAATAGCGATGCTTTTGCGGAGGTTATACGGGAACATCAGGGGTTACTTTACAAAGTTTCCGCTATCTACACAAATAATGAACAGGATCGGGAGGATTTGTTTCAGGAAATCGTCTATCAGCTTTGGAAGTATTTTGACAGTTTTAGGAACGAATCCAAGATCAGTACTTGGATGTATCGGGTGGCGATGAACACGGCCATTACTCATTTGAAGAAATCAAAACGCATCCCAAAATCGGAACCCATCAAGGAATCCCTGGTTAGTATGGCGGAGGGCACTGACGACCTTTTTCAGGAACGCGTGCGATTGTTACATCGGCAGATTGAAAAAATGAATTCCTTGGAAAAGGGTATCATGCTGCTCTTGTTGGAGGGAAAATCGTATCAGGAAATATCCGAGATTACCGGATTGAATACCTCTAATGTAGGAACAAGAATATCCCGCATCAAGGAAAAACTTAGAAAAAACATGGTAAAATCATAA
- a CDS encoding GntR family transcriptional regulator — protein sequence MIQKINLRDQVRDYLLFQMKQGKLQIGKTINLAALSRELGVSVTPIREALTQLQQSHIIKAVPNRGFIIAELDVKEAEDLYGLVASLEVMAIENSEFNRNHIDALRKQQDVFENAQDAISRIQADLEFHHLLTKGYENELALKILQDLRTRIFFYERAFTSDDSFYNKSDNQHEAIISAIADDNVPTASLLLKMNWMLILNYIQKKLTE from the coding sequence ATGATTCAAAAAATAAATCTTAGGGACCAGGTACGGGATTACCTGCTTTTTCAAATGAAGCAAGGGAAGCTGCAAATAGGTAAGACCATCAACTTGGCCGCCCTTTCCAGGGAATTAGGAGTTAGTGTGACCCCAATACGGGAGGCATTGACCCAACTACAGCAGTCCCATATCATTAAAGCGGTACCTAACAGGGGATTTATCATTGCGGAGCTTGATGTTAAGGAAGCCGAGGACCTCTACGGACTGGTCGCCAGCTTAGAGGTTATGGCCATTGAAAACTCGGAATTCAATAGGAATCATATCGACGCGCTTAGAAAGCAACAGGATGTATTCGAAAATGCCCAAGATGCCATTAGCCGGATTCAGGCCGATTTGGAATTTCATCACCTGCTTACCAAAGGGTACGAAAACGAACTGGCGTTAAAAATCCTGCAAGATTTACGAACCCGAATATTCTTTTACGAGCGAGCCTTTACTTCTGACGATTCCTTTTACAATAAATCCGACAATCAGCATGAGGCCATAATTTCTGCCATTGCCGATGACAACGTGCCCACCGCCTCCCTCCTATTAAAAATGAACTGGATGTTGATCCTCAATTATATCCAAAAGAAATTGACGGAATAA